In Streptomyces sp. TLI_146, the genomic stretch GGCGCTCGTTGCCGCGCCAGCGGCCCGCCTCCTCCATCCGGAGGTACGCCCCCGCGTCGAGTCCCACCCGCCGGGCCAGGTCCTCCGGGCTGAGCCCGCGCGCCATCCGGTGCTCGCGCAGGGTGGCGGCCGCGGCCATCAGATCGCCCGGCGAGCACCACAGCACCCCCGCGAGCGCGGTCAGCTCACGGGAGTCGGGCGTGCCGAAGCCCTGTTCCCAGGAGGAGACGGTCTCGGGGGAGACCCGCAGCCCGTACTGGGCGTACAGGCCGTAGGCGACATGGCCGGGCGCCATGCCCAGCGCCTCGCGCAGACGGCGCATGGCGGGGGCGTTGAACGGCGGGGTGGGGTGCACGCGCACACCGTAGGTGCACAGGGTGACGGATGACCACGGTGTGTTCACCCAAATCTGTCAGTCCGTAGGAAGGTACGGCTCCATTTATCGGGTGCGTCACAACCCGTCCCTCACCCCTTGACCGCCCCGCCCAGGGCGAATCCGCCGCCGAGCCGCTGGGCGATGACCACGTAGAGCAGCAGCACCGGCGTGGAGTAGAGGATGGAGAACGCCGCCAGCTCGCCGTAGACCACCGAGCCGTAGTTGCCGAAGAAGGTGAAGATCGAGACCGAGGCGGGCAGCCGGTCCGGCGAGAGCAGCAGCATGAAGGGGACGAAGAAGTTCCCCCACAGCATGATGAAGGTGTAGATCGTCACCACTGTCACACCGGGACCCATCAGCGGCAGCACCACCCGCCACAGCGTCTGCGGCATCGACGCCCCGTCCGTCCACGCCGCCTCCTCCAGGACCCGGGGCACGCCGTCCATGAAGTTCTTCATCAGCCAGATGGCGAACGGGAGTTGCGCGGTGGCCAGGAACAGGGCCGTGCCGTACACCGTGTCGATCAGGTCGACCTGCACGAAGAGCCCGTACACCGGGACCATCACCGCGGTGATCGGCAGACACGTGGTGAACAGGACCGTCAGGAGGTACGGGCGGGTCAGCCGGGAGCGGTAGCGGGAGAGCGGATAGGCGGCCAGCACCGCGCACACCACCGTCAGGGCGGTCGCGCCGCCGCACAGCACCAGGCTGTTGAGCATCGGCGTGAAGGTGATCTCGTCGGTCCACACGGCGGAGAAGTTGTCCAGGGTGGGGTTGCCCGGCACGCGGACCCGCAGGTCCGCGTCCGTGTCGAGCGAGGAGAGCAGCAGCCACAGCAGCGGCAGCGCGAACGCGGCGGCGACCGCGAGCAGCGCGGCGTCGGCGGCCAGCCGCTCCCGGGTCCGGCGGCGCACGCGTCCCAGCACCCTCACACCTCCACCTTCATCAACCGCAGATAGACGACCGAGAACAGCGCCCCCACCAGGAGCAGCAGCAGCGCCACCGCCGTCCCGTACCCGATCAGGCTCTTCAGGAACGCCTGGTCGTACATGAACACCGGGAGCGTCTGGCTGCGCCGCCCCGGGCCGCCCCGGGTCATCGCCCAGATCAGCCCGAACACGGAGAGCGTCTGGAGGGTGTTGAGCATCAGGTTGGTGCCGATGGAGCGGCGGATCATCGGCAGCGTGATGTGCCACAGGCGGCGCGGCCCGCTCGCACCGTCCACCTCGGCCGCCTCGGTGATCTCCTGCGGGATCTCGGCGAGCGCGGCCGAGTAGATCAGCATGGAGAAGGCGGTGCCGCGCCAGACGTTGGCGAACGAGACCGCCAGGATCGGGAGGCCGAACAGCCAGTTCTGGGTGGGCAGATGGAGCCAGTCGAGAACGGCGTTGAGGGTGCCCTCGCGGCGGAAGAAGGCGTACAGCAGGAACGCGGCGACGATCTCCGGCAGCACCCAGGCCGCGATCACCAGCGTCCCGGTGAGCGTGCGCACCGGCCGCGAGGCGCGCCGCATCAGGGCGGCGAGCGCGAGGCCCAGGGTGTTCTGCCCGAGGATCGAGGAGACCACCGTGAACACCACCGTCAGCCATACGGCGTTGCGGAAGCCGGGGTCGGCGAACGCCCGCCGGAAGTTGTCGAACCCGACGAAGCCGGTCCCGGACGAGCCGGTGAGCTGCATGTCGGTGAAGGCGATGTAGACGCAGTAGCCGATGGGCCCGGCGAGGAAGACCAGCAGGAGGAGGGTGGCGGGGGCGAGGGGCAGCCAGCGCAGCACAGCCCCTCCGGCCTTCGAGACGCGGGGCGCCGCGGGCAGAGCCCCCGGCGCACGGTCCGCGCGATCGCCACGACGCCCGCCGCTCACCGCGACGTCACCGCACCCCCGGCGATCGTCCGCACCTGGCCGTCATAGGCCTTCGCCGCCTCGGCCGCTGTCGCATCCCCCGTGGTCACCGCCTCCATCGCCTCCCCGATCGCCGAGGAGACCTGCGGATACACCGGCAGTGCCGGGCGGTAGTGGGTGTACTTCACCAGGCCGGTGAAGAAGTCGATGCCCGGCATGGACTTCAGATACGCCGGGTCCTTCGCCACGTCGTCCCGCACCGCGATCTGCGCGTCCACCACCGCCCACCTGGCCGCGTTGGCCGGGGTCTGCATCGCCTGGAGGAACTCCCAGGCCGGCTCCGGGTTCCCGGCCTTCTGCGGGATCGCCCACGTCCAGCCGCCGGACAGCGAGACCCGGCCGGGCGCCTGCCCGTCCTTCGTCGGCATCGCGGCCTGCCCGAGCACGCTCGGCCACCGCGGCCACTCCTTGGCGCCCTTGGGCCCCCAGAACTGGCCCAGCCACGAGCCGTCCAGCGCGATCGCGAGCTTGCCCTCGGGCAGCCACTCGGTGGCGACGCGGGTGTTCACATTGGGGTCGAGCGCGTCGGAGACGTCCGGGCCCAGCTTCTCGCCGTACACCGTCCGGACGAAGTCCAGCGCGTCCTTGAAGCCCTGCGAGCCGGTGACCCACTTCTTGGCGGCCGGGTCGTACAGCGGGTTCTCGCCGGTCCCGTACAGCAGCATCTCGAAGCCCTGCATCACCGCCGCCTCGCCGACCGCCTTGCCGGTGAGGACGTTGAGCGGGATGACGCCGGGGACCTTCTTCTTGACGGTACGGGCCGCGTCGAGGATGTCCGCCCAGGTGCGCGGCTGCCAGTCGACGGGCAGCCCCGCCTTGGCGAAGAGCTGCTTGTTGAACCACAGGCCCCGGGTGTCGGTGCCGTCCGGCACGCCGTACGTCTTGCCGTCCTCGGCCTTGGCGGCCGCCTTCGCCGTGGGGACGAAGCGGTTCCAGGCGTCCCACTTGGCCAGCCGGTCGTCCAGCGGTCTCAAGTACCCGGCCTTGATGTCGGAGTTGATACGGAAGGTGTCCTCGTAGACCAGGTCCGGCGCGGTCTTCGCCGAGCGCATCATCTGCTGGGCCTTGGTGGCGTAGTCGTTGTCCGGGGCCTGGATGGGGACGAGCTTGACCTTCTTGCCGGGGTGGTCCTTCTCGAACTGCTCCTTCACCGACCGGAGGAAGTCGTCCTTGAAGCGCACCTTGTTGTCGGTGGAGCGGTTGTAGGCGATCTTCACGGTGGCGGAGTCGCCGCCGGAGTCGCCGCAGGCGGCGAGCGAACCGGCGGCGAGCGCGGTGGCGAGGACCAGCGGGGCTACGGCGGTGGGGCGCACGGCACGACCTCCTCGGGCCACGAATGGCTGCCCGGTGAACGTAAAGCTGCCCCGGGGCATGGTCAATGGGGCCCGTCGGCCGCCGCGACCGACCGGCAGCTTGTCTGATGGATCGTCAAGTCGCTTGTCAGCGGCGGGAGTCGACCCAGCGGTACTGGAGCTCCGGGCGGCCGATCTGCCCGTACTGCGGGGTCCGCTCGGCGCGGCCCGTGGTGACCAGGTGCTCCAGATAGCGGCGTGCGGTGATGCGCGAGATGCCGACCGCCTCGGCCGCCGCCGACGCGGTGACGCCCGTCGGCGAGGACCGCAGGGTGCGGGTCACCGCCTGGAGCGTGGGCGCGCTCAGCCCCTTCGGCAGGGCCGTGGGCTGCGGGGCGCGCAGGGTGGACAGCGCCCGGTCGACCTCCTCCTGCCCGCTGGCCTCCCCGGCGGTCGCGCGGAACTCGGCGTACCGCACCAGCCGGTCGCGCAGGGTGGCGAAGGTGAAGGGCTTCAGGACGTACTGGACGACGCCCAGCGAGACGCCCTCGCGCACCATCGTCAGATCGCGGGCCGAGGTCACCGCGATGACGTCGGCGCCGTGCCCGGCGGCCCGCAGCGAGCGCACCAGCTGGAGGCCGTGCCCGTCCGGCAGATACAGATCGAGCAGCAGCAGGTCGACCTCGACGCGCTCAAGCGCCCGCAGCGCCTCGGCCCGCGAGTGCGCGGTCCCGGCCACCGTGAAGCCGGGCACCCGGCCGACGTACAGCCGATGCGCGTCGGCGGCGACCGGGTCGTCCTCGACGACCAGCACTCTGATGGGCGCCGCGTCGGCCGTCATACCGGCACCACCCCACCGCGCAGCGGCAGCCGTACGGTGAACTCGGCGCCCCCGTACGGCCCTTGCGCCAGCTCCACGCTTCCGCCGTGCCGCGCGACCGTCATCCGCACCAGCGCGAGCCCGATGCCGCGCCCCGGGCTCTTGGTGGACCAGCCGCGCTCGAAGACCGCCTCCACGGCGGCCGGGTCGACCCCATTCCCGCTGTCCGCGACCCGCACCACCAGCTCCTCGTCCTCGGTGGTGAGGGTGACCGCGACCCGGGCGCCCGCACTGCCCTGGGCCGCGTCGACCGCGTTGTCCACCAGGTTGCCCAGAACCGTGACCAGGTCGCGGGGCGCCACGGTGGGCGGCAGCAGCCCGTCCTCGATGGCGCTGCCCTCGGTCAGCGTCAGCTCGACGCCGTGCTCGTTGGCCTGGGCGGCCTTGCCGAGCAGCAGCGCGGCGAGCACCGGCTCGCCGACGGCCGTGACGACCTGGTCGGTGAGAGCCTGGGCGAGCTCCAGCTCGGCGGTCGCGAACTCCACGGCCTCCTCGGTCCGGCCCAGCTCGATCAGCGAGACCACCGCGTGCAGCCGGTTCGCCGCCTCGTGCGCCTGCGCCCGCAGCGCCTGGGTGAACCCGCGCTCGGAGTCCAGCTCACCCGAGAGCGCCTGGAGTTCGGTGTGGTCGCGCAGGGTCACCACGGTGCCCCGACGGCCGCCGCTGGAGACCGGGCGGGTGTTGACCACCACGATCCGGTCGGCCGTCATATGGACCTCGTCCGCCCTCGGCTCGCTCGCCAGCAGCGCCCCCGCGAGCGGCGCGGGCAGCCCGAGCTCCGCCACCGACCGGCCCACCGCGTCCTCGCCGAGCCCGAGCAGCTCCCGGCCGCCGTCGTTGATCAGCGCGATCCGGCGCTGCCCGTCCAGCATCAGCAGCCCCTCGCGCACCGCGTGCAGCGCGGCCTCGTGATAGTCGTGCATTTGACTCAGCTCGGCCGCGTTCATCCCGTGGGTGTGCCGCCGCAGCCGCGCGTTGATCACGTACGTGCCCAGGCCGCCGAACGCCAGCACCCCCGAGGCGACCGCGAGCAGCGCCGCCACCTGCTTGCGCACCTGCTCGCTGATCTTGTCGATGGTGATGCCCGCGCTGACCAGGGCGGTGATCCGGCCGTGGTCGCGCACCGGCGAGACGACCCGCACGGACGGCCCGAGCACCCCCATGTGCGTCTCGCTGAACGTCTCGCCGCGCAGCGCGGGCCGGATGTCGCCGAGGTACTTGCGGCCGATCTCGCCGGGCACCGGATGCGTCCAGCGGGTCCCGTCCGGCGCCAGGATCACCACGAAGTCGACGCCCGAGGTGTGCCGCAGGGTCTCCGCGTACGGCTGGAGGACCGCCGTCGGATCCGGGGAGCGGACCGCCTCCACGACCGCGGGCGAGGTGGCGACGGCGGTCGCGATGGCGGTGGTCTGCCGTCGGGCGGTCTCCTCGGCCTGGGCGCGGTCCTGGACGTACGAGTAGAGCGCGCAGCCCGCCACGATCGCCGCGACCAGCACCACCTGCATGGCGAAGAGCTGGCCCGCGAGGCTGCGGGGACGGGGTATGCGCATGCCGGACAGTGTGCACCCGCGCACGTCACCGTCAGGACAAGCCGCGTGAACGAAATGCACGCAAGGGTGACCGGGGTCACAGGCTGGGCGATAGTCGCGGGGATCCATCGAGCCCTCGGGACACAGACGCACGTACGCGGGACGCGTACGGAATCAGTAGGAGGCACCCCGTGACCGCAGCAGCCGCCAGGCGGGACCGTACGCACTATCTGTATCTGGCCGTCATCGGTGCCGTGCTCATCGGCATCGCCGTCGGCTTCGCCGCCCCCGGGGTGGCCGTCGAGCTCAAGCCCATCGGCACCGGCTTCGTGAACCTGATCAAGATGATGATCTCGCCGATCATCTTCTGCACGATCGTGCTCGGCGTCGGCTCGGTCCGCAAGGCCGCCAAGGTCGGCGCGGTCGGCGGACTCGCGCTCGGCTACTTCATGGTGATGTCGACCGTGGCGCTCGCCATCGGCCTGGTCGTCGGCAACATCCTGGAGCCCGGCTCCGGTCTGCACCTCACCGAGGCGACGCGGCACGCGGGCGCCAAGCAGGCCGCGGGGGCCAGCGAGTCCACCGCGGACTTCCTGCTCGGGATCATCCCCAAGACGATGGTCTCCGCCTTCACCGAGGGCCAGGTCCTCCAGACCCTGCTGATCGCGCTGCTCGTCGGCTTCGCGCTCCAGGCGATGGGCTCGGCGGGCGAGCCGGTGCTGCGCGGCATCGGGCACATCCAGAAGCTGGTCTTCCGGATCCTGTCGATGGTGATGTGGGCGGCGCCGGTGGGCGCGTTCGGCGCCATCGCGGCGGTGGTCGGCGAGACCGGCACGGACGCGCTCAAGTCGCTGGCCGTCATCATGGTCGGCTTCTACATCACCTGCGCGCTCTTCGTCTTCGTGGTCCTCGGTACGCTGCTGCGCCTGCTCGCCGGGGTGAACATCTTCCGGCTGCTGAAGTACCTGGGCCGCGAGTTCCTGCTGATCCTGTCCACCTCCTCCTCCGAGACGGCGCTGCCGCGGCTGATCGCCAAGATGGAGCACCTGGGGGTGAGCCGGTCGGTCGCGGGCATCACCGTCCCCACGGGCTATTCGTTCAACCTGGACGGCACCGCGATCTACCTCACGATGTCCTCGCTCTTCATCGCCAACGCGATGGGCGACCCGCTCAGTGCGGGCCAGCAGATCTCGCTGCTCCTGTTCATGATCGTCGCCTCCAAGGGCGCGGCCGGAGTGACCGGCGCGGGCCTGGCGACCCTGGCCGGCGGCCTCCAGTCGCACCGCCCCGAACTCGTCGACGGCGTCGGCCTGA encodes the following:
- a CDS encoding carbohydrate ABC transporter permease — translated: MRVLGRVRRRTRERLAADAALLAVAAAFALPLLWLLLSSLDTDADLRVRVPGNPTLDNFSAVWTDEITFTPMLNSLVLCGGATALTVVCAVLAAYPLSRYRSRLTRPYLLTVLFTTCLPITAVMVPVYGLFVQVDLIDTVYGTALFLATAQLPFAIWLMKNFMDGVPRVLEEAAWTDGASMPQTLWRVVLPLMGPGVTVVTIYTFIMLWGNFFVPFMLLLSPDRLPASVSIFTFFGNYGSVVYGELAAFSILYSTPVLLLYVVIAQRLGGGFALGGAVKG
- a CDS encoding carbohydrate ABC transporter permease, with protein sequence MLRWLPLAPATLLLLVFLAGPIGYCVYIAFTDMQLTGSSGTGFVGFDNFRRAFADPGFRNAVWLTVVFTVVSSILGQNTLGLALAALMRRASRPVRTLTGTLVIAAWVLPEIVAAFLLYAFFRREGTLNAVLDWLHLPTQNWLFGLPILAVSFANVWRGTAFSMLIYSAALAEIPQEITEAAEVDGASGPRRLWHITLPMIRRSIGTNLMLNTLQTLSVFGLIWAMTRGGPGRRSQTLPVFMYDQAFLKSLIGYGTAVALLLLLVGALFSVVYLRLMKVEV
- a CDS encoding extracellular solute-binding protein, giving the protein MRPTAVAPLVLATALAAGSLAACGDSGGDSATVKIAYNRSTDNKVRFKDDFLRSVKEQFEKDHPGKKVKLVPIQAPDNDYATKAQQMMRSAKTAPDLVYEDTFRINSDIKAGYLRPLDDRLAKWDAWNRFVPTAKAAAKAEDGKTYGVPDGTDTRGLWFNKQLFAKAGLPVDWQPRTWADILDAARTVKKKVPGVIPLNVLTGKAVGEAAVMQGFEMLLYGTGENPLYDPAAKKWVTGSQGFKDALDFVRTVYGEKLGPDVSDALDPNVNTRVATEWLPEGKLAIALDGSWLGQFWGPKGAKEWPRWPSVLGQAAMPTKDGQAPGRVSLSGGWTWAIPQKAGNPEPAWEFLQAMQTPANAARWAVVDAQIAVRDDVAKDPAYLKSMPGIDFFTGLVKYTHYRPALPVYPQVSSAIGEAMEAVTTGDATAAEAAKAYDGQVRTIAGGAVTSR
- a CDS encoding response regulator, with translation MTADAAPIRVLVVEDDPVAADAHRLYVGRVPGFTVAGTAHSRAEALRALERVEVDLLLLDLYLPDGHGLQLVRSLRAAGHGADVIAVTSARDLTMVREGVSLGVVQYVLKPFTFATLRDRLVRYAEFRATAGEASGQEEVDRALSTLRAPQPTALPKGLSAPTLQAVTRTLRSSPTGVTASAAAEAVGISRITARRYLEHLVTTGRAERTPQYGQIGRPELQYRWVDSRR
- a CDS encoding sensor histidine kinase translates to MRIPRPRSLAGQLFAMQVVLVAAIVAGCALYSYVQDRAQAEETARRQTTAIATAVATSPAVVEAVRSPDPTAVLQPYAETLRHTSGVDFVVILAPDGTRWTHPVPGEIGRKYLGDIRPALRGETFSETHMGVLGPSVRVVSPVRDHGRITALVSAGITIDKISEQVRKQVAALLAVASGVLAFGGLGTYVINARLRRHTHGMNAAELSQMHDYHEAALHAVREGLLMLDGQRRIALINDGGRELLGLGEDAVGRSVAELGLPAPLAGALLASEPRADEVHMTADRIVVVNTRPVSSGGRRGTVVTLRDHTELQALSGELDSERGFTQALRAQAHEAANRLHAVVSLIELGRTEEAVEFATAELELAQALTDQVVTAVGEPVLAALLLGKAAQANEHGVELTLTEGSAIEDGLLPPTVAPRDLVTVLGNLVDNAVDAAQGSAGARVAVTLTTEDEELVVRVADSGNGVDPAAVEAVFERGWSTKSPGRGIGLALVRMTVARHGGSVELAQGPYGGAEFTVRLPLRGGVVPV
- a CDS encoding cation:dicarboxylate symporter family transporter — translated: MTAAAARRDRTHYLYLAVIGAVLIGIAVGFAAPGVAVELKPIGTGFVNLIKMMISPIIFCTIVLGVGSVRKAAKVGAVGGLALGYFMVMSTVALAIGLVVGNILEPGSGLHLTEATRHAGAKQAAGASESTADFLLGIIPKTMVSAFTEGQVLQTLLIALLVGFALQAMGSAGEPVLRGIGHIQKLVFRILSMVMWAAPVGAFGAIAAVVGETGTDALKSLAVIMVGFYITCALFVFVVLGTLLRLLAGVNIFRLLKYLGREFLLILSTSSSETALPRLIAKMEHLGVSRSVAGITVPTGYSFNLDGTAIYLTMSSLFIANAMGDPLSAGQQISLLLFMIVASKGAAGVTGAGLATLAGGLQSHRPELVDGVGLIVGIDRFMSEARALTNFAGNAVATVLVGTWTKEIDTARVEEVLAGRIPFDEVTFAASDPHGPAPAPEKQQVTLAKDPVAADVPEAREPATP